From the Conexivisphaerales archaeon genome, the window TATGGTAGTGCCGCTTATGTCCAATGTGCCATAGGGACTCCTCATCTGAACCCCAAGAATTGTAACCGGATGGCTACCGTTGTTGAACATGGAGGCTATATCGACGTCTGTTATTATATCGCCATTCATTATTGCAACAGGCCCGCTTATCTTCATTTCTTCAATCGCCTTCTTTATAGCACCCCAGGTTCCCAGAGGCTTCTCCTCAACAGAATACCTTATCCCTAACCCCTTCCATTCCCTCCCATACCTTTCCTCTATCTTGTCATGCAGATAGCCTGTCAGCAGCACCACTTCATGAGCTCCTGCAAACCTCAGGTCGTTCAGCTGCTTATCGAGTATGCAGTAGCCCTCTTTAAGCTCTATCAGTGGTTTGGGGAGTGTATCTGTCAGTGGCTTCAGCCTCTTTCCGTAGCCTCCAGCAAGGATTAGACCTGTCGGTCTGACCATAAGCAGGCGAGCTTACGGCTGTTATTTAACGGTTATAGAATTCTGGCTAGTATGATACATGCCACATAAGCTGGTTGTTCCGTAGCTCTTCAGTCAGGTACCACGCATAGCTTCGCTCTTCCGTCTGTGAAGATTCCAACTTCAAGAACCCCAGGAATAGTCTTCAGCTCTCTTTCAAGCCTTGATACGTTCTTTCTTCTTATCGTTACATCTACTATGACGTTCCCGTTTTCTGTAGTGTATATGTAACCTCTCTCGAGAACCCTGAGTACTCCCTTACCTCCAAGGTCCGAGACCCTGCTTATCACTGCGTTTATGGCCATAGGGTGAACCTCAAGAGGTATAGGAACTGTCAGCTTCTGAGATAGTTTCTCCCTGGTGACCATCACATAGACCAGGTTTGAAACAGACCAGAGTATCTTTTCCTTCAGCAGCGCCCCTCCGCCTCCCTTTATGAAGACGTTCGAAGGAAGAACTTGATCGGCTCCATCGACAGTTACTTGCACATCTTCAACCCTCTGGTCTGAGCCAAGAGCCAGGCCTAACTCATAGGCTACGGATGCTATCTGGCTGGATGATGGTATGTATGACGCCTCTCTGTTCAGAATTCCTGCAGAAGCAGCATAACGAAGAAATGCTGCTACCGTTCTACCACTTCCCAGACCTATCCTCTTTGAAGTAAGAAGACTCTCCCTAAGATCGCCAAGGTCGAGAAGGTCGAACCTCAAACCATATCATTCTTCGAGATCCATCTGCTCCAGCTTCGCCATGACCTCGTTAACATCCTGAACAACTTTTCTCAGTTTGTCATCGATTATTTCAGGCTTCTTTGCTACTTCCTCAGTCTTCTCCTTCTTCTCCTTCGGCTGCGCCTGTGCTATTTCTGGCTGAACTATCTTCTCTATAGGCGGTATTAGAGGAGTTATCCTCTGCTTCAAATCTTCTAGCCTTGCGTCTATCTGGGATATCTTCTGGTTGACCAGGTTGAGAAGTTCAGCCTTGGCATCCTCAAGGTCAGCCACATCTACTATGGTCTGAGCCCTGCTTATCTTATCCTCGACCTCCTTCAGCTGAACCTTGTACTTTTGTGATAGAGCCATCCTCTCCTCCTTGTTTATCAGACCTTTCGCCTCAGCTTCGTATATTCTCGCCAGAGCTGTGCTGAGATATTCCCTCTCCATCTTCATCAGCTTCAGCTCTCTTCTCGCTTCCTCTATCTCAGTCTTTGAAACCAGCTTCTCCGGAAGCCCATGACCAAGCTCCAGATTTGCTACTTTAGGTGCCTCATGCCTTCTTCTTATCGATGAAAAGTACAGAGTCAGACCTGCTACAGCAGCGCCAGCTGCAGCACCTATGATTAAACTTGCTAGGTCGAAAGAGATACCTGCTATTGCGTACAAAGCTGGAGGTAGCATCTCGCATCTATCCATGCAGCGGAGATAATTAAGTATTAGGTGGAAGACTGTTAGGGATGCCTGGCCCAGGCATAGCTTCTAAGCTTGCTTGATTTTCCGAAGCCGCATGATGCACACTTCTTCGTATGTATGTTATAGGCTCTTTTTCCACACCTTCTGCATATTATGTGGGTCTTATGCTTGCTTCTCTTCCCGAATGATGGGGTTCCCTTCATTGCTTACCAGACTCTCCAGTCTCTGGCGGGGGAGAGATTAAAACAACATTATCCCCTCTGACTATTATCGTGCCGAGAGGGTTAGCTTTACCATCAGGAAACATCTCCTCTGATGATTCAAGGATCAGGTTCATGTGCTGGTCAAATCCCTGCAGACTCCCCCTTATCACCTTGTTCCCCTTCAGCTTGATCAGGACAACTTTACCTACACTGTCGTTCAATACCTTAAACGTCATATCCGCAGCCAATTTCGACACTCTCTGATACCCTTGTGCTCTCCACATCCTAGGAGGGACGTATTTAAATCTGTGTACACATACGGGTTCAATATTGAAGGTAGTCTATCTATCCAAAAGAGAGGCGAAGGAGTTATCGAAGAGAATGCTGAACGAATGGGGAAAGTTCGGGGTTAGGAGTCTGGAGGTTGAAAAGAGGGTCGAGGTGGATGAAGATAAATCCCTGCTCATAGGGAAGAATGTTGTACTACAGAAGGGCGATGTTCTTGCGCCTTTTGTCGGGGACGAAACCCTTTGCAGCCTGTTTCCTTCTGTAAAGATAGACATGGGAGCCATCAAGTTCATCACAAACGGGGCAAACGTGATGAGGCCTGGAATCAAGGAGTTTTCAGTAGACTTTCAGAAGGACGATGTGGTAATTGTCAGAGATGAGAAATTCGGGAAGCCGATAGCTGTATGCTCGGCTCTTATCAGCAGCGAAGAAGCAAAGGGAGCTGATAAGGGCGCTGTTCTGAAGAACATATCTTACGTTGGAGACAGGTTCTGGCAGGTGTACAAAGAATATTCAGCTGCTGCGAAGTAAAAGGTATCTCATTATTTCAATCAGTCTCTGATCCTTCACCTTCTTTTCAGCAGTCTTAAAGAATTCGTCAAGCTCTTTGTATCCCTTCTTTCTGTAGTTCTCTGCCTGCAGGGCCATCTCCAGCTTGTCTATCTGTGCTACAAGCCTGGCTTCCTTGCTTTCGTTTTTGATGAATTCATCGAATGTCTTCCTATACATCCTCTTCACTCTGTACGGCAATTTACTTGTTAAAGCCATGAATGCTCTCTTCTCCAGCTTGTGTTTTTTCTGCTTGGACAGGTCTTCAGGCTGAATATCGCCTACAAGGCTCTCGCTAATATCATGCAGGATCGCAAGCCTCAGCATATGCAGCGTGTCCAGCTGATAGATATCAGCTACCACCATCGATATCAGTGCAACTGCGTAGGAATGGTCTGCTACCGATTCTGGTCTCTTTACTCCTTTCAAAAGCCAGCCGAGCCTGGGTACAGTTTTCAACTGCTCAGCTGCTTTAATCAACTCTGAAGCGTTCACAGTATTATGCTGATATTTCACGCATCTTTAGTGATGCAGGCTGCAGATTAACGTTTTCGCGCCTATTGTGCTTGAGAAATATAGAAGATAATGCCACATTATACAGTCATAGTCAGAAATTTAATCACAATCTGGCTAAACCTTTTTTACACACCTCTCTTTAAGAAAAAGCAGGCGTAAAGACCGAGGCTAGTGTTGCTGAATGGGACAGGAGATAGTTGGTGCAAAGGAAAGGCAGACATCTACCTATCTTAAGGCATACCCGATGAAATCTATCGATGATGTGGCAAAGGTCAAGGAGGACCTCAGGAATAACTCGATAGTGATTCTTAGAATCACGCCTCTTGCACAGAGAAGCATAGACGACCTGAAGAAGGCTGTGGAAGAGCTGTATGAATACGCAGAAGGGATGGGTGGAGATATAGCAAGGCTGGGTGAAGAAAGGATAGTGATAACCCCGCCCAGCGTGAAGATCTGGCGCTCGATAAGCCAGTAATGTTAATGTTTAGACTTTAATTCAAATATTAATCAATTCTTTTGCTAATTTCCTATAATAAAATTTTAAAAATCCTGAATACAATGAAAAAGTTTAATTCCCTAGTTAGAGAGGGTGTATGCAATCTCAGTTGAGTCCTGCATCATCAGCTAGCAAAAAAGGGCACAGACCTGAGGCAACCATTGTAAGGGCTGTGATAAGCTTTGGGCCTAGAAATCTTTCAAGAATTGCAAAGGCTATACAGGTACCAGTGGAGACAGTCAGGTACAAGCTTAAGAAGCAGCTGTCTTCTCTGGGTTTCAGGGTTACAGCCGAGCCAGACTATTCCAAGATGGGCCTGAAACTTTACCATGCAACTGTACGTTTTGAAAAAGAGAGACTGCATCTAGCAGATGCCATATTCAAGCTTCTGGCAGAAAGAGGTTACCTGATAAGGGCTGTCAGACTATTTCCCAAGGGAGTGTATGCAGCCGAGTTTGCTTTACCCCTAAGAACGAAGGAGATATGCGTTTCAGTTCTGAAGCATCTGTCAGACCTCAAGGTGATATCGAAGTTTGACTTCGCAGATATCAGCTTCATGTCTGAGTATTCTACAAACCCTGATTTTCTGGAGATAAAGAGGGTTTCTTGGAAAGTTGATTGGCAACAGGTGAAGGCTCAGAAGGCTGCTCCTCTGCCTGAGCCAAGCGCCAGGGAGAAGAGGGTCGATAAATACGATATAATACTGCTTGAAGAGTTCCAGAAGGATGCCACGCAGCACGTATCAGATATAGCAGAAAAGATGCACTTTGCTACACCTGTCCTTGGATACCATTACAGGACCCACCTTCAGAGAGATGGTCTGGTTTCAGCCTATCTGACAAGATGGCTGCCAAGTACCCCTGCCTCCAAGAGAAGAGGCGAGCATGTCATAACAACCAGACTTGACTTCAGGGACCTGAAGCAGAATGAGTTTGCTCGGGTTCATGAAGCTGTAGCGAAGATACCCTTCATCATGTCAGAAATGGCAACAAAGAAGGGCTACGCTGCATACATGCTTACTCCGTCAAAAGAACTTGTAAACATGCTCAAATACCTTGAAGAGGAGCTCCCTGATTATACTCCAGAGGTTAACTTCAGCGACCTGTCAGATATTTCGCATCTTTCACTGCCGAGCAGCCTCTATGGGGATAGGGGCTGGATGTACAACGAAGTCCAGATGAAACAGGAGCTGGAGAGGATAGTCAAGGGTTAGGACTAAAGGCTGAGCGTAGCTAAATGGAATACAGCTCAGTAGAGCTTTATGCTGTCTAGTACTGCAGGCTGATACGCAGGAAGATGAAAGATTCTCTCGATCGAGCCTGCAAGGTTCTGAACTTTTGTCTTTTCGCCGTGGTCAACAATCACCCTCTGAAGCTTCGGTCTCAACCTTGAAACGTATTTCAGCAACTGGTTGTAGTCGCTGTGCCCGCTGAATCCCTCTACCTTTTCAACTGCGCACCTTATGTCTATTATCTTCATCCTTCCCCCTTCATCCATCAGGCTCACCTGCTTTGAACCATCGAGCACTCTTCTTCCAAGCGTACCCTGAACCTGATAAGATACGAAGAGTATCTTGTTCTTGGGGTCTCCTGCAAGCTCCCTAAAGTACTGGACTGAAGGGCCTCCTTCAAGCATACCTGATGTTGCGAGAATTATCGCAGGCCCTGAGCTCAGAGCTTCATCCCTATTATTCGGATGTTCGATTATCGAGAAGTACTCAGTCACAAACGGGTTCTCTCCATTCTCCATTATCCTGTCCCTGAGCTCTCTGTTCAGAAATTCCGGGTAGTAGAGGTGTATTGCAGTAGCTTCTCTTATCATCCCCTCTATGAATATCGTTGTCTCTGAAAGTATCTTCTGCCTCATGTAAGAATCGAGCACAAGCATTATCTCTTGGGCCCTGCCGACTGCTGGAACTGGGATAAGCACCTTTCCACCGTTGTTCAGAGTATCGTTTATGCTTTTCACAAATGCCAGATCAGTCTCTTCCCTGGGGGGCATGACATCGCTCTTTGCACCGTACGTGCTCTCCATTATCAGTGTTTCAACACGGGGGAAGTTGAACGAAGCTGCCTCAAGAAGAAGACTTCTTCCGAACTTGAAGTCTCCTGTGTATACAACATTGTGTGCTCCCTCTCCCACATGCAGATGAACAGCTGAAGAGCCAAGTATATGGCCTGCGTTATACAGCACGAGCTTTATGTCTGGAGATATATCTGTAACCATTCCGTACGGTATTGGAATTGCATGGTTTATCATTGTTCTTACGTCTCTCATGTCGTAAGCATACTGTTTGCCCTCCATCGTAGATATCTTCAGGGCATCTGATAGCAGCAACGTTATCAGAGCAAGAGTTGGTTCTGTTAGGTAAAGAGGTCCTCTGTAACCATACTTGTAGATTATAGGCAGAAAGCCTGCGTGGTCCATGTGACCATGACTGAGCACTATTGCATCTATATCCTCGAGGTCTGCCTTTATCCAGTCCAGCCTCGGATAGCAGTTGGGAGGACCTCTTGCACCTGGGTGAAT encodes:
- the rpiA gene encoding ribose 5-phosphate isomerase A; translation: MRFDLLDLGDLRESLLTSKRIGLGSGRTVAAFLRYAASAGILNREASYIPSSSQIASVAYELGLALGSDQRVEDVQVTVDGADQVLPSNVFIKGGGGALLKEKILWSVSNLVYVMVTREKLSQKLTVPIPLEVHPMAINAVISRVSDLGGKGVLRVLERGYIYTTENGNVIVDVTIRRKNVSRLERELKTIPGVLEVGIFTDGRAKLCVVPD
- a CDS encoding LSm family protein, with translation MAADMTFKVLNDSVGKVVLIKLKGNKVIRGSLQGFDQHMNLILESSEEMFPDGKANPLGTIIVRGDNVVLISPPPETGESGKQ
- a CDS encoding PUA domain-containing protein, which translates into the protein MKVVYLSKREAKELSKRMLNEWGKFGVRSLEVEKRVEVDEDKSLLIGKNVVLQKGDVLAPFVGDETLCSLFPSVKIDMGAIKFITNGANVMRPGIKEFSVDFQKDDVVIVRDEKFGKPIAVCSALISSEEAKGADKGAVLKNISYVGDRFWQVYKEYSAAAK
- a CDS encoding HD domain-containing protein; amino-acid sequence: MKYQHNTVNASELIKAAEQLKTVPRLGWLLKGVKRPESVADHSYAVALISMVVADIYQLDTLHMLRLAILHDISESLVGDIQPEDLSKQKKHKLEKRAFMALTSKLPYRVKRMYRKTFDEFIKNESKEARLVAQIDKLEMALQAENYRKKGYKELDEFFKTAEKKVKDQRLIEIMRYLLLRSS
- a CDS encoding cell division protein SepF, which produces MGQEIVGAKERQTSTYLKAYPMKSIDDVAKVKEDLRNNSIVILRITPLAQRSIDDLKKAVEELYEYAEGMGGDIARLGEERIVITPPSVKIWRSISQ
- a CDS encoding beta-CASP ribonuclease aCPSF1, coding for MSNRRENHGGGRTPGIMEVLLKNIPAEAGVVRVEYEGPRIALYSRNPAYFEQNSFVIPEIVNSLKKRVVVRVDESVRKVEEEARDQLAKLIPKEAGIENMFFDEVTGEVTVDCRVPKLVNPELLKGFDSMGWKLRIKKAPSMGSTTIQQIMHTLKSATDERVQFLRESGERIFRDRMLELNEVRLTALGGFREVGRSSMLIETNDSKVLLDAGIHPGARGPPNCYPRLDWIKADLEDIDAIVLSHGHMDHAGFLPIIYKYGYRGPLYLTEPTLALITLLLSDALKISTMEGKQYAYDMRDVRTMINHAIPIPYGMVTDISPDIKLVLYNAGHILGSSAVHLHVGEGAHNVVYTGDFKFGRSLLLEAASFNFPRVETLIMESTYGAKSDVMPPREETDLAFVKSINDTLNNGGKVLIPVPAVGRAQEIMLVLDSYMRQKILSETTIFIEGMIREATAIHLYYPEFLNRELRDRIMENGENPFVTEYFSIIEHPNNRDEALSSGPAIILATSGMLEGGPSVQYFRELAGDPKNKILFVSYQVQGTLGRRVLDGSKQVSLMDEGGRMKIIDIRCAVEKVEGFSGHSDYNQLLKYVSRLRPKLQRVIVDHGEKTKVQNLAGSIERIFHLPAYQPAVLDSIKLY